In Sebaldella termitidis ATCC 33386, one DNA window encodes the following:
- a CDS encoding autotransporter domain-containing protein: MRRDKKLLLSFLALNTVLSGYAVSAGKTVALNSDRLYNNMIKNLEQGKTNEENYKLIEKVLNQRNKELKDLYLQSDYIVKPEYLEWQIFASAFYEEHGKGVDNTKENAKYRSQVSGYYDDSGNFVTTSGSINGVDGKPYQPPQQPKNINLGVSIPMKGMTREPLNLNITPASEININPAGYNFNIPSGATIPQINVIEFQPIAPDLTAPTPITVNPLSLSFPGSGNGDSTWFGLTANNAPIKQQSMTGISGTGTFETLFTGANNIRQYIDNTLMQGYAGGHTATSGISHPENNYKFSGTATFGSMLLVGGEYIPINNMNLTAMKLAGANNLAVFHTDSHNDFGTSLWDLNNTNVTMKGEKTILYDVQYHGTNGDSGMVFNNGTILADNTTSYTSLYDGAVYNYSPEKRFVFVSIADGGGTSRYLYFKNEAGGKIYLNGKEDVLSNFAAEDNANYGGSYFENRGTIELNGIKSMGAVFAREYTRSWVRFEEALSLNGDKSVGVAFTYNFNTNATNGAGAAPVLNANYETSPVKDSVFNIKIGEKSNPSNADSNDTSIAGSTTALVEEATALYFNNGSGTRKDYKIMHAQLDALENAKRATLVSIVRGKVILDGTDTANRLKIDGGTSKTGINNIAIYAGATGTPGSTQSEIESYIPLTITNSDLSTAIFGEKKAVITNNGDITISGSNGVKGIIIDSGAQATIGGNITLANGGVYTDSANVKTGSVVLGVMNGSMLTSTGIITADVHGKESIAVYADSSVVTMTNAGSSIKALDGAFAMTAVNGGSIKYDGNYIEAGQKSLLFYLDNTGEIRITSPATAKVTGASNATDRGTAFYYKSPTAYGTFNSSDISSYFTNRYNSTLGNLTLNMDPGSRLFIVDNVAMNLSSTNVSMGSVLNAPIINGSSYKTFMLYQSDLTIDKAINLDSATDDYNNLEIVTSKITNNGFNITGTAAGQAGMAQENGLDMTSTPLARSTVTLTNNNGVISLGGANSIGIYTSNGEIYNNGTGKINTTGDNSIAIYAVNGTKVDTAAGTEINIGKNGVGIFAEGYKQGTAQVFGNGELDIKNSGLIKSGTGTNAIGIYLNNNSGVAIGNSKLNLSNGIVDMSASEGGVGVYVDKGTVTDSGSTITVGKNGVALYAKDSSVTLAGSTINLLGDNALGLYLDGTTSFNGTGNINISGQNIVLFNMNSSGSISNNFNVANVAPGSTYTLGNITGGAFEYTGISNLATNGTLVSGTNSAIYLNGSVITSAAGATNIAAAVLNGQYTGTVPAGMTAGTDGENNGTITLGDSSVGLFGKNGSRVSNKGVITAGNASAGLMTSGAGSLAMNSGAINLGAGSQGMVLKNGTTIDNLGTGNILSSGAGTVGIFADNITGNINNAGAVDLSGDKSIGIYSAGSNAVTINNTGTVKVGNSSNVSDPSIGIYSGIAGNTVTNSGTVTAGDNSIGIYSNTGTVNSSGIMNIGNAGVGVYGTNAVINLNSGTINIGTNGAVGVYAESSAVTNSLSFDAGSHNYGFILTGGSFTNNAGTNSVIGTDSVFMYSQQGTAVTNNGNLTMTGSDNVGFYLDKDSNYVGGAVITNNGTITGTAGNNNVGIYNYGGTIDNYGTVAVGGSDIVISKGVVDSDKSKYAVGLYGENAAIINHSGATVTAGYGGYGIVAKGGTGSNYGTVTTNGDYSVGMYTENGTVTNESGGVINVTGDNAIGMGGKGTNSFITNHGTINITGNDAIGMYANPGTIITNTGTINITGNGQAFVSSDPDDPAHSVNSGSATINGVSDNVIQGLGNTYAIPTLINAGIIKTTGVLALDGIQVLIKTDLSTRQASSDPNYDFVISGTSITADEILTTKPIVIMPGFADGTNADVYKLEGLIKANSGKYDFISGSLLWEATPKVTSTGADIYMSRKAFTDFTDGLWFEDFGTALENNYAAATGDGVKIYNKTGYIADEESFRHIMASLAGNVYANINQRENDIANAFENSLHLMQNSTNNTKENVKVNIIAGKGKNKEETDGVTSYDYTTTGVLALREVERTYRHTFGYSLGYLHTGFEFNDGNESEEWVDTIQLGVHNKYDANSWQLRNDLTGRVSFHNVDRNIDWPSPLGRSEMNGTYETYSITSDNILGKEFGLGKRASIMPYGAFRAMYVTRPTFNESGLEALEVEGNDAWSAKPRAGVELKGSLPLGSKTAWQLKGALDVAYEYELADLNEREKARLIAIEDGYHKLSKPQDEEGIFRTRASLGVEVEDRYGIFLTGEYSTGNNKENDYRAGVVFKAVF; encoded by the coding sequence ATGAGAAGAGATAAAAAATTATTATTATCATTTCTGGCGTTAAATACTGTACTATCCGGATATGCCGTGAGTGCGGGGAAAACTGTAGCATTAAACAGTGATAGATTATATAATAATATGATAAAAAATCTGGAACAGGGGAAAACAAACGAAGAAAATTACAAGCTTATAGAAAAAGTATTAAACCAGCGAAATAAAGAATTAAAAGATCTGTATTTACAGAGTGACTATATTGTAAAACCTGAATATCTGGAATGGCAGATTTTTGCCAGTGCATTTTATGAAGAACACGGAAAGGGTGTAGATAATACCAAAGAAAATGCAAAATATCGTTCACAGGTATCAGGATACTATGATGACAGCGGAAATTTTGTGACAACAAGCGGATCAATAAACGGAGTGGACGGAAAACCTTATCAGCCGCCACAGCAGCCTAAAAATATAAATTTAGGGGTCAGCATTCCTATGAAGGGAATGACCAGAGAGCCATTAAATCTAAACATAACACCGGCAAGCGAAATTAATATTAATCCTGCCGGATATAATTTTAACATACCTTCAGGAGCAACAATCCCGCAGATAAATGTAATAGAATTTCAGCCGATAGCACCTGATCTGACAGCACCCACACCTATTACGGTAAATCCGCTGAGCTTGTCATTCCCGGGAAGTGGTAACGGGGATAGTACATGGTTTGGATTAACTGCGAATAATGCACCTATAAAACAACAGTCAATGACAGGAATAAGCGGAACAGGAACTTTTGAGACATTGTTTACCGGTGCAAATAATATAAGACAGTATATAGACAATACTTTAATGCAGGGATATGCAGGTGGTCACACAGCTACTTCAGGAATTTCACATCCTGAAAATAATTATAAATTTAGCGGAACAGCTACATTTGGAAGTATGCTTCTGGTAGGTGGGGAATATATTCCGATAAATAACATGAATTTGACAGCTATGAAATTAGCCGGAGCTAATAATCTGGCAGTTTTCCACACAGATTCACACAATGATTTCGGGACTTCACTATGGGATTTGAATAATACAAATGTTACTATGAAAGGTGAAAAAACAATATTATATGATGTTCAATATCATGGGACTAACGGTGATTCCGGTATGGTATTTAATAATGGAACAATATTAGCAGATAATACTACATCTTATACTTCATTGTATGACGGAGCAGTATATAATTATAGTCCTGAAAAGAGATTTGTTTTTGTTTCCATTGCTGACGGCGGAGGTACTTCAAGATATCTTTATTTTAAAAATGAAGCTGGCGGAAAAATTTATCTAAATGGAAAAGAAGACGTTCTTTCTAACTTTGCAGCTGAAGATAATGCAAATTATGGAGGGTCATATTTTGAAAATAGAGGAACAATTGAACTGAACGGAATAAAGTCCATGGGGGCAGTATTTGCCAGAGAGTATACCAGATCTTGGGTTAGATTTGAAGAGGCTCTGAGCTTAAACGGTGATAAGAGTGTGGGAGTTGCATTTACATATAACTTTAATACTAATGCGACTAATGGTGCCGGAGCAGCACCAGTACTTAATGCAAACTATGAAACCTCACCGGTAAAAGATTCAGTATTTAATATAAAGATCGGAGAAAAATCAAATCCCAGCAATGCAGATTCAAATGACACTTCTATAGCAGGAAGTACTACAGCTCTGGTAGAAGAGGCAACAGCACTGTATTTTAATAACGGAAGCGGAACTAGAAAAGATTATAAAATAATGCATGCACAGCTTGATGCATTAGAAAATGCTAAAAGAGCAACATTGGTATCAATAGTAAGAGGAAAGGTAATATTAGACGGGACTGATACGGCAAACAGACTGAAAATAGACGGCGGGACTTCAAAAACAGGAATAAATAATATAGCAATATATGCAGGAGCTACCGGAACTCCAGGCTCTACACAGTCAGAAATAGAGAGCTATATTCCGTTAACTATAACAAATTCTGATTTATCAACAGCTATTTTTGGTGAAAAGAAGGCGGTAATAACAAATAACGGTGATATTACTATATCCGGCAGTAACGGAGTAAAAGGAATAATAATAGACAGCGGTGCTCAGGCAACAATAGGAGGAAATATAACACTTGCCAACGGAGGAGTGTATACGGATTCAGCGAATGTAAAAACCGGTTCAGTGGTGCTAGGTGTGATGAACGGATCTATGCTGACAAGTACCGGAATTATAACAGCTGATGTCCATGGTAAGGAATCAATAGCAGTTTATGCTGACAGCTCGGTAGTAACTATGACGAATGCAGGCTCAAGCATAAAAGCATTGGACGGAGCTTTTGCAATGACAGCTGTCAATGGCGGAAGCATCAAATATGACGGTAACTATATAGAAGCGGGACAAAAGTCACTGTTGTTTTATCTCGATAATACCGGGGAGATAAGAATAACATCACCAGCAACTGCAAAAGTAACCGGAGCTTCAAATGCCACAGACAGAGGAACAGCATTTTATTATAAATCTCCTACAGCATATGGAACATTTAATTCAAGTGATATTTCCTCATATTTTACAAATAGATATAATTCTACTTTAGGAAATCTGACATTAAATATGGATCCAGGTTCAAGATTGTTTATTGTGGACAATGTAGCGATGAACTTGTCAAGTACCAATGTATCAATGGGGTCTGTGCTAAATGCACCGATAATAAACGGAAGCTCATATAAAACATTTATGCTGTATCAGAGTGATTTGACAATAGATAAAGCAATAAATCTTGATTCAGCCACAGATGACTATAACAATCTGGAAATAGTAACTTCAAAAATAACAAACAACGGATTTAATATAACAGGGACTGCAGCGGGTCAGGCCGGAATGGCCCAGGAAAACGGGCTTGATATGACATCAACGCCATTAGCCAGATCAACTGTGACTTTAACAAATAACAACGGAGTAATTTCTCTCGGCGGAGCCAATTCAATAGGAATATACACAAGCAACGGGGAAATTTATAATAATGGTACAGGAAAAATAAACACAACAGGTGATAATTCAATCGCTATTTATGCAGTAAATGGTACTAAAGTGGATACAGCAGCAGGAACTGAAATAAATATAGGGAAAAATGGAGTAGGAATATTTGCAGAGGGCTATAAACAGGGGACAGCGCAGGTTTTTGGAAACGGCGAGCTTGATATAAAAAACAGCGGATTGATAAAATCAGGAACTGGAACTAATGCAATAGGGATTTACCTGAATAATAACTCAGGAGTGGCAATTGGTAATTCAAAACTTAATTTATCAAACGGAATTGTAGATATGAGTGCTTCTGAGGGTGGAGTAGGTGTTTATGTAGATAAAGGAACTGTAACTGATTCCGGCTCTACAATAACTGTAGGTAAAAACGGTGTAGCTCTTTATGCTAAAGACAGCAGTGTAACACTTGCAGGTTCTACAATTAATTTATTAGGTGATAATGCATTGGGACTTTATCTTGACGGCACAACAAGCTTTAACGGAACAGGGAACATAAATATAAGCGGACAGAATATAGTTTTATTTAATATGAATTCAAGCGGGTCAATCTCAAATAATTTTAATGTGGCAAATGTGGCTCCCGGCTCTACATATACTCTGGGAAATATCACAGGAGGAGCATTTGAATACACAGGAATCAGTAATCTGGCTACAAATGGGACACTTGTTTCGGGAACAAATTCTGCTATATATCTAAACGGATCTGTTATAACTTCAGCAGCAGGTGCAACAAATATAGCTGCCGCAGTTCTTAACGGGCAGTATACAGGAACAGTACCGGCTGGTATGACAGCAGGAACTGACGGAGAAAACAACGGAACGATTACTTTGGGAGATAGTTCAGTAGGATTATTCGGTAAAAACGGATCAAGAGTGAGCAATAAAGGGGTAATAACAGCAGGTAATGCATCAGCAGGCTTAATGACATCAGGAGCAGGTTCACTGGCAATGAACAGCGGAGCAATAAATCTGGGAGCAGGTTCACAGGGAATGGTTCTGAAAAACGGAACAACTATAGATAACTTAGGAACAGGAAATATATTAAGCAGCGGTGCAGGAACTGTAGGGATATTTGCTGATAATATTACAGGGAATATAAATAATGCCGGGGCAGTTGATCTTAGCGGTGATAAATCAATAGGAATATATTCGGCAGGATCAAATGCCGTAACTATAAATAATACAGGAACAGTAAAAGTAGGGAATTCATCAAATGTTTCCGACCCTTCAATAGGGATATACAGCGGAATAGCTGGAAATACAGTAACCAATTCGGGAACTGTAACTGCCGGTGATAATTCAATAGGGATATACAGCAATACAGGAACTGTTAACAGCAGCGGAATAATGAACATCGGAAATGCAGGTGTGGGAGTATACGGAACAAATGCAGTAATTAATCTAAATTCGGGAACAATAAATATAGGGACAAACGGAGCAGTAGGAGTATATGCTGAAAGCTCTGCGGTAACTAATTCATTAAGCTTTGATGCAGGAAGTCATAACTATGGTTTTATACTAACAGGCGGATCATTCACGAATAATGCGGGAACAAACAGCGTTATAGGTACAGATTCTGTATTTATGTACAGTCAGCAGGGAACAGCAGTAACAAATAACGGAAATCTTACAATGACAGGATCGGATAATGTCGGTTTCTATCTTGATAAGGATTCAAATTATGTCGGCGGAGCTGTAATTACTAATAACGGAACTATAACAGGAACAGCGGGGAATAATAATGTCGGAATCTATAATTACGGCGGAACAATTGATAACTACGGAACTGTAGCTGTAGGAGGTTCAGATATTGTAATTTCCAAAGGAGTGGTAGACAGTGATAAGAGTAAATATGCAGTGGGATTATACGGAGAAAATGCTGCAATCATAAATCATTCAGGAGCAACAGTAACAGCAGGTTACGGCGGATACGGAATAGTAGCCAAGGGCGGAACAGGAAGCAACTACGGTACGGTAACAACAAACGGAGATTATTCAGTAGGAATGTATACAGAAAATGGAACAGTAACCAATGAATCTGGCGGAGTAATTAATGTAACAGGCGACAATGCAATAGGTATGGGAGGAAAAGGAACAAACTCATTTATTACGAATCATGGTACTATAAATATAACAGGTAATGATGCAATAGGAATGTATGCTAATCCCGGAACAATAATAACAAATACAGGTACTATAAATATAACAGGAAACGGTCAGGCATTCGTATCTTCGGATCCTGATGATCCTGCTCATAGTGTAAACAGCGGAAGTGCCACAATAAATGGAGTATCAGATAATGTAATTCAGGGATTGGGAAATACTTATGCGATACCGACGCTGATAAATGCAGGAATAATCAAAACAACAGGAGTATTGGCACTGGACGGGATTCAGGTATTAATCAAGACTGATCTATCTACAAGACAGGCATCATCAGATCCTAATTATGATTTCGTAATATCGGGAACTTCAATAACAGCTGATGAAATACTGACAACAAAGCCTATAGTAATAATGCCCGGCTTTGCAGACGGAACAAATGCAGATGTTTATAAACTGGAAGGATTAATTAAGGCAAATTCAGGAAAATATGACTTCATAAGCGGATCGCTTCTGTGGGAAGCAACACCGAAAGTAACATCAACAGGCGCAGATATTTATATGTCAAGAAAAGCATTTACAGACTTTACAGACGGACTGTGGTTTGAAGACTTCGGGACAGCACTGGAAAATAATTATGCTGCTGCCACAGGAGATGGAGTAAAAATATACAATAAAACCGGCTATATAGCAGACGAAGAAAGCTTCAGACATATAATGGCGAGTCTTGCAGGAAATGTATATGCCAATATAAATCAGAGAGAGAATGATATAGCAAATGCATTTGAAAACTCATTACATTTGATGCAGAATTCAACAAATAACACAAAAGAAAATGTAAAAGTAAATATAATAGCAGGAAAAGGGAAAAACAAAGAAGAAACAGACGGGGTAACGAGTTATGATTATACAACAACAGGGGTACTGGCATTAAGAGAAGTGGAAAGAACTTACAGACATACATTCGGTTACTCACTTGGGTACTTACATACAGGCTTTGAATTCAATGACGGGAACGAGAGTGAAGAATGGGTAGATACAATCCAGCTTGGAGTGCATAATAAATATGATGCGAACAGCTGGCAGCTGAGAAATGATCTTACAGGAAGAGTAAGTTTCCATAATGTAGACAGAAATATAGACTGGCCATCACCGCTTGGAAGATCAGAAATGAACGGAACTTATGAGACATACAGCATAACAAGTGACAATATACTTGGAAAAGAATTCGGATTAGGAAAGAGAGCAAGTATAATGCCATATGGAGCATTCAGAGCAATGTATGTGACAAGACCGACATTTAATGAAAGCGGACTGGAAGCCCTTGAGGTGGAAGGGAATGATGCATGGAGTGCAAAGCCGAGAGCAGGAGTGGAACTAAAAGGCTCATTACCTTTAGGAAGCAAGACAGCATGGCAGTTAAAAGGAGCATTGGATGTAGCTTATGAATATGAGCTTGCGGATTTGAACGAAAGAGAAAAGGCAAGATTAATAGCCATAGAGGATGGTTATCATAAACTGTCAAAGCCACAGGATGAAGAGGGAATATTCAGAACAAGAGCTTCATTAGGAGTAGAGGTGGAAGACAGATACGGAATATTCCTGACAGGAGAATACTCAACAGGAAATAATAAGGAAAATGATTACAGAGCAGGAGTAGTATTCAAGGCAGTGTTTTAA